TTGAGTGGTTATTTTTTCAAAGGTAAGATTATACTTGCTGACTAATTTAGGAAGAAGTCTCTAGTTTCATGTTGTTGCATGTGGTCATTGCAAATGCAATGCTATGGAAGGTGGGGAAAGGGGGAGATGTTTAAAGTTATGCATGCCTAAGTAACCTGTGTTGGCACTCTTTCTAAAATtccaaaactaaataaaaactaaacaggtGCAATCATGTTATTTGCAGGAACCCTTTTTGAAATCTAAATGAGGATTAATTTAAATTACGTATGCTGCTGTGATGGAAAATGCTGACCTCTGCTGGTGGGAAGAGGTATAAGAATAAACAAATCACTCATCCAAATACTGTGCATTCTTTCTAGGCAGAGGTTAAGAAGCTTGCTTGGTAACGGACTAAACAGAGTAGttaaaaagcaacacaataataataataataataataataataataataataataataataataataataataataaactctacACATATTGTTAtagaatacatattaaatatttttaaacaggtaagaaattcaaATTTACAGGgtataaaatgtgttacattCATAAAGGTCAGTCATTGTGCTGTGCCTTGGAAAACTGAGCACATTGTTAACTGTGTCACTGTTTGTTGCCATGTTACATGTTACAAGCTGCTATGCTTCCTTTACCCAGACTTTACAAAGATACAGACCTAtggttttctcttgcatgtggaTTTCTATTACTTTAGTTTAACTAATTATACTTCCAGTTGCtggcatttatataaaaaaatatattgtcaatTCATATTGTTTCTGTATATGTATGTTCAAtatgggttatttttgttaaagttctgatgcaacctttgaacggaaacatcaatctctctttcctactatcacatgaagaagagacctttgaggttttgaaagcttgtgaataattattatttagttagtccaataaaaggtatcacttctcctttgtctatcatctctggactattatggctaccatttcatctatctactACATTTTCTtgaaattctcaaattaataattgaTACCCGGGTACTAAAATGAGACctggtaatttaaaacctgacggCTACCCCTCAGGTTTTCAGGAACCCGTGTCGCCTCTAATTAGAACCTGCCTGGAGTAAAAATCTGGACTGGATTCGATCTCAAGGGccagaattgagtaccactgctatAGACAGTACAGTGGACAAACTATGAATGTATTCATGCATATTCAAACTATGTAATCACAGGAAACAAACCAGAACTAGTGATTGCCTTTTTACTTACTGTTACAAGAAATAGCACAATCTAGCTCAGTTCTGGTTGCTACAGTACTGGGCAAAGTGATAACAAACATCATACACATGGCATGTCTTTACTATAACTTAAGACTACTTACATTAAAAGcccctttttatttttggattgaTAATTGAATTGGGTTTGGTTTTCCTTAAAAATAATCTAGCCCATTGTGTTAACAATGGTAAAAACTTAAAAAGGGACAATCTTTTTCAAAGGCCACTAGGAGGAGTTCTAGGCTTGCAACACAAACATACTGTGTTATCAAACTATCTGACTATGAgcattgttaataaaataactcaGATGTTTCAGGTAGGTTTTATTCATATTAGAACTAAAAATACTCACATGGAAATCCATGGGCTTGCAGATTGTATTACGtttctttatataatatattatatcatgTATATATAATTGGAAATTGCCTATCATCCACGGCTGATCTCCAAGGTGCTGAACCAGCCAGGTGACATGAGTGGGCTACCACTTTGATATCTGGGGGAATTGGCTGAATGAGAGATCCTGTGGCGCACAGAGACTGTACTCAAAGTTGTTCCTGCTTGCCCCAAAAATTAGTGGTCTCATCTGTTTTGTGGGCAATACTTTCCTTTCGGTACTCACACAGAGatttagaaatgtgttattaaCAACGTTGATGGTTAAAAACAATGAACAACAATcatgtataatttaaaaagactTGTCAGCACTGAGGCTCGCTCAGCTGTCTTAACCCTGTTCATAATGGAGAAAAGTCTTAataggctcccttgagaaagatatgtacaacacatcgaaacgttgggcagctggctctttgagctaaatatatatatatatatatatatatatatatatatatatatatatatatatatatatatatatatatatatatatatatgacacattaTAGTTAATGTTGTATAGTGTTTATAGCATACTGTACAACACCTTTATAAATGTTATTGATTATTTGTAACTAAAACTTAAACTTGTGTATGGTGTAAATGAATGTATAGCGCAATACAGACTGAAACAGTAGACTCTCAAATGTTTAGAGGATGTTTTCTGATATCATTAGGCCAGGCGTAACTTCAGACTGTGGCAAAACATTCTTATATCTACCTACAATGATTTAGATGAGCATGTGTAAACACTTATGCTGTCTATGACATGTTATTATACAAAACAGTTGCCAGTCTTTTTTTATACTGAGAACTCTGTTTAAAGTGTAGTGTGACACACCCCGCAAAGGGGTTTACCAAAGCAATATAAACACCCAGCTTCAATTAGCATATTCATATTACTGACCTCCTACTGTACTGAAAAGGGCAGCTTTTACAGGCTTGTTTCAAATTCAAGACCCTACGCAAACCATTCAGGCCAGGGAAATAAGAAAGGTGAGTTTGGTCTTTTACATTATTTCAtatgttttaagttatttttgaATAAGCGCTTAGCAATCTGTATCCaattgttcatttcattttgtgaACCTCTAAAAATGAGATTGCATGACATGTTCCCAAATTTAGAGCTTAATGGAAGCAAAATCTGTAAttgaatttgaaaaacaatatgtATATTCAGAgcctttttttgtgaataaacaaTAATATGTCTGAACAGCGAACTGTAAAACATTATAGAAATTATGTtgtgtaaataaagaaatattaactaaatataacacaaaaatgtaTTACTCCAAAAATCCAACTTCCCAgcgtttcagtatgtttaacatacctttgtcaagggaaagtgtgttttgatgccatggtacatacacttattacatttatttacatttaaatctattaatgtgcttgtAAGGTAATGGTAATTTCAGGTGGTAGTGTTTTCACTTTAATTACACATGAATTGCCACAATGtagttcctttatttatttatttttacagaaaaaacttttttagaattttgtaaTTACAAATGTTATTCATGTGTAACAATAGcgtagttaatgtttttttttaagtgtcacaAAATAAGATATTGTTATGTTAATTCTATTTTTTACTCCTAGCTATCTAAAAACTTGCttttgaatatgtaattctgagggttcctgcagaaattcgcaaaaacagggtggagatgagagcgcaaatgagggatcaaaaattttgtcatgagatgtactaaagttgctgtcaattgcgacacttacaattgcatcaatttgttgctggcatttctcagACCgcttttctcgtgtgttgccagttgtgctcaatgtatttttgagacgaacacccaagtacctaattttcactaaagtcagggtgtacttataagccttgaaaacaagtttctatgacatttctggttttcccagcatgttgggagcaaaAGACTGCACACATGGGCCagtaacccctccagctcattctgaacatctgtataggaccatgatctagtgtgtgttaattgtctaggctactaagttggccaagttaaaaatgataataattaaaataaaataaacaaacctaaattcatttagtttcaatttaaaataatcttataTTCGCTTTGTCACCAatatgtacaatgcagcagcatgatttattttgtgttaccagtagtaagtacaaaaaaagtgtgctaggtattgatttgattttactgctgtactgtacactgtatagaCCTActttagatttatatttttacataatgtaatatgcAGCGTACCAAAAACATATTAATGATTTAtacttaaaatacattgagaactgtaaatgtatatgtgtttgattttattgtattgtttttaaaccgaCACCTCCgtatgtccggtttagcgaggggctactgtatgattatgaaaaacttttggtggtaaaggttggggccccactatagaatctgattggattgaactgcctttcattatatatatatatatatatatatatatatatatatatatatatatatggtgggtatataaaggatatacatgactgtggcaaagtggttaactgtgtgcaggtgcaggaatgcagcagtgatcaatgaacagacaatgataatccaggtgcagcgatattttatttgtacaatccaaagtctgatgacaaaacggcAGTAAATAATGACAATGAGAACAgacaatacagcggtgtgtattgctctgttgttAATCCCCGGGTTGGTCCCGTAACAATAATAGTCCtgttcctaaacacccacacgtaacacaaaacacaacagcatccagtccagggcactctgttccttttacacagtgccctcacatgTCGGgtgggagatttatcaccaagaatcatatTACTTATATTACTGGGTGATGTAAACTCAACCCCCGATTGATAAAGTGTGAATGCACTCTTTTTATGCAGTTTAGAGTTACCATAAGTCAGGTGAGAAAGACTTCCCATCTAAATGTTTACCaatgaatttattacatttcttttgttatttctaaatgtagacACCATCACTGTTCCATTGATATCTGGGTATGGGGGACTGCCTCCTCCTAGAGTGTGTTAAGCTTGTCTTGAGTggctttgtggcaggctggcaagtggatagaggcccagagacagactgcagttcaaaaaaataactattttattataaataaacacaaaatgaaagggcacaagggccaaaacaaagcaatttaaacacaaaaaagataaaaagcaaaacttacaaaaataacagtttccaggctgggcaatgccttcactggattcaactttctaaacaacccaaaaaaaaaccaacctgcttcctcagctccctctccccaaatgagaagctgaggcctccttttatatcaggtggctgggcgctgattgatcgttaatcaacctaatcaactaatcaaccccagccacctgaacataataaacccaggcaggtaggggaagttaaccccatccctgccaatttaaagggcagagctttgctctgccacaggcttaTTGTTGTGAGCAGCTTCAGGTACCCAAAACAGGACAATAAAATGgtgcaataaaacataaaacaatttttattgcacCATCATCTTTCTACAGTTCTCTCTTTACAATGacaattgtaattgttttgaCTGTCAACATCTCGTTGGTCAATATCAACTAAGGAACTCCTCTTAAAGCACTTACCATTAGtaagtggtccagtggttaaagtcccgGGCTTGTAATCAGGTCACTGACAATCACTAATTTaaatcccacccctgccattgactaactcactgtgtgaccctgagcaagtcacttaacctcctagtGCTCTgttacctctgtaaagtgctttgtgatggtggcccactatgaaaggcacataTAAAGATATTTATATTGTCTCCAATGAACAGCAACAAACCTGATCTTCTGagtatagtttttattattatcttaaaCTCAGCATTTTCTGATGTTCGGTTATAACATTGAAGACACAAGCTGATATCTGTAAGTTTTGATTGAgactgttgcaaaaagaaaacctcTGCTCACCTGGGTGGTATCCATGACATCAGCAGCTAGCCATTGAGATATGGGAAATAAATATGATATTGGAATAGCCACACGTGAAGTATTAATCGCATTGCTTAACTTGTTTAAATGGAACAAACAGCAAAATAGCTGTATGGGACTCTTGAAATGACAAGTTGACCATATGAAAGCCAGAAAACATTATAGAAACAACGCttaacatcaacaacaacaaaagtaaaGATACAACATGCAGTACAGCTACAACATGCAAAGCATTCTCAAAATACCTATTAAATGGTCTTAGCCTCTTTCCCTTCCTTTTTGGTCTAGCTATGCTGCAGTTTCTCACTGGGTTTTTGGAGCGCCTCTGTGTAAAATAGTCAGTGGATTTTACCACATTGGTTTCTACAGTGgcatttttttcttaacaatTATGAGCATTGACAGGTTTCTGGCAATAGTTCATGCAGTAACTGCTATGAAATTTAGGTCAGCAAGCCATGGTGTCTTTGTGAGTGCCGCTGTATGGGCAGTAAGTTTCTGTGCCTCACTCCCTACAATTGTATTCAGTCAAGTGAAAAATGAATCTGGACTATCAACATGCAATTCTGAGTATCCGGAAGGGCAGAATGTGAAATGGAAACTGATTAATAATCTTGAAGTGAACATATTAGGCCTTCTTCTTCCATTTTTCATTATGGTGTACTGTTATTCAAGGATCATTCAAACATTACGAGTGTGTAGGAGTTACAAAAAGGAGAAAGCAGTCAGGCTCATTTTCATTGTGGTAATCGTGTTCTTCCTGTTTTGGACTCCatacaatattgttatttttatgaagTCGTTAcaaatttttgatttttttggggaTTGTGATTCAAGCAATAATTTGGAAATTGCGATGCAGTGTACTGAAACTTTAGCGTTCGTCCACTGTTGTTTGAATCCAGTGATCTATGCTTTCGCTGGCCaggagtttaaaaaatgtgttaggaaaatgctttataaattgaCATCATATTGTTTTGCTTGTACACAGTGTAAAATGCTTAGCTCTGCAATATCAGAGCCTATGAGTTCAACCTATTCAAGATCAAGCGGAGAACCTTGTGTCACCACAGTTCTATAGAATTGACATTCTGTAGAGGTAAAAAGCCAAGGCAACTCCCTGAGGAATCCCAATCAAAAACAGGcagctttgcacagccaggatgtcaACCTGCTATCctctgactgtgtgaccctgcacaCCAATATGATGCTGTCGTAGCCTGGACACATATTGATTTTGCTGATTATTTCTTGTGGCTGCGCAAGGACTGCAGAATGTTTGTTTACAGACAttacaacattcattttttttagcttGCAAGCATTCAGGTATAGCAGGATCATTTTCTTTTGCACtggtaattaaacaaaacatcacTGTAACTTTTGAATGGCAACCTCTGTACATACTTTGTAATTTTGTGTATATTGTACTCATTAACTACATCAAATGCATGATTAAAACTGCTTAAATCAAGGCTTTCTGTTTAAGCTTGATTTGCCAATAAAAACGGAGCGTTACAAGTATATGTTTAATATTAGCATACATAGTATATGTTTTATTAGTATCGTATGTATTGACCACTGTCCGCAAAGAGACAAACCCGTCTATCATCTATACGTGATAGGCGAGTACAGGAGTCAAAGACACTTACCTAGGCTTTCCAGTACAATGTGGTTTATTAGGCAGCAGACAGCCGCGGCTAAATgagggctgaaaaaccctgctgttgaactaGCCTTGGAGAGGGCACATGCGCAGGATGAAAGGTCTGGGAAATCACTGCCAACCGCTTCaattttttggtttctttgttcaatgatttattttagcctgcaaagggcgctgttgtctgtggcctgattATCAGcaatgatagacaggaccacgggAATACCAATGCTGGTAAATAATCCAGATGCGGGGGCACTCGCATgtgcacaaaataataatgacaacaaaaggcgaaagaaaaagggaaaataaagcacagtaacaaaactacaaataaaaggagATGCACTTAACCCTGTCGTCACTATCCGCACAACCCGGGTCACCGAACTACACTCacggctccctcagcctgctacaCACTATACTTTGgggggggtctgcccaaggtttccccgctaccactatgtttctttctgttttcttttctttctcccggccgttctcggtcctggaccagcgcttcagCATGCTCGGCacatctaaaagggcagacctaaGGGAAGAGCAGAGTGTTGTTTTATAGAGCTAACAATCCCCCCCAAGTCCCccaaagcccacacaccctctctcccacctctctgtgtcactgccatgatcaTCAGGCGgatattggacgactgctgccctcctcctgcagaaCTAtaaacacgccagcagagtcagtacagatctcctCCCCTGCTACAGGCTGTGATTGATTCTGGCCCTCACGGTGGAGGTAGCTGTGCCTATACGGAATGAATGGGGGTGTAGAAGagagaggcctgctctggagatgaggctggagaggtgggttgagaatcAGTGGTGAGTGATGATAGagcgagaggaatcaatgaacagaggtgcggggggtggggggtttctGCTGGGGAGATATCTTGCCGTTGAAAAGAAAGGGAGATAGGGGACTAGATGCTTGATGGCTGATTGAACTGATAAAGCCGAAATTAATCAGTCTTGGAGGCACGTAGTCAAATGTTGAAGACATCCGTAATAGAAGAAAGGTCACAGAAACAAATACCCACCACGGGGAAACTAGAAGCAGAAGAAAATGTGAATTCAGAACTTCTGAGAGGACCGAAGAAGGCTGAGAGGCAGATGGCCTCCATAAGTAGATCCTTGTAGgtgagaagcagcctttccgaagagtagaaaTGAGCGAATGGAAAATGTCCGTTGACATAGGAAGCGGGAGGGTGAGACAGAGAGAaggctcttaagaatcccacggaGGGTCAGGCGAACTGCTGGTAAGGAGAGAATGAAGGGAGAAGACATACACATGATACGGTAGTGATATTGGATCCcagaaatgtaagatttaatagATACTGAAGCAAAATGGAGAGAATCACTTGCGTGGATGATGAAAGCCAGGATCCgattttgattgaaggaatagTATGAATCCGGTTCTGGACACGAAAAGTTGAAGACGCtgaccaggctgtagaataggaagctCTTGAAGATGGGACGaaggctgcagacatgtaatgctgagcagatggAAGGaagttactgagagtaggattaaGTCGAATAGCTGCTGGTGAAACTGGGGAATTTGGaaagaggtgggggggggggggggggggggcaacttgATAGATTTAGAATGTGGAATTCCTTCCAAAAGGCACCACAGCACTGTTCATAGTCTGTTACATGACCAATAAGGGCATCCAAGAAGGCAACCACTCAACATGAAAAGATGTTTAGATTGTTCTGATTAACTGTTGGCTCTAATTCATTCAAGGTCTGTTTCTCTGCAGTATACAGAAGCTCCTGTCACTATCAAAGTTTGTCAGACTTACTGTCTTGCCCACTATGACTGAAACTGTTGAAAAATAGGGAGATGTCAATGACTCTTATTCAAATAACAGTTCACAGGGCAGAAGCAGACAGGAGAAGCTGACGTAACTTAGATACTGAAAGAAGAGGCAGGGGCCAGTGCTGGAACTGACAGTTGAGGTGgcaccatgtattaatgcttgtagtatCTGAGAGGAAGAGCAGACATATGACTAAATTACTGAGGAAGTCAAGCGcccgtattttttattttttttagccttgACTtgagtattggaggaaagctggagcgttgGATGCTCTGGAGGagggcagttgcagatttaaaaagtaaactaaatCAATTTTTACATGCTGCAATAGTGAGCATGTCTGAAGAGGGAGACAAGAtttgctgtagtgaggagtgatTAATAGTAGAGGTGAGATCTGCTGAATGTGGTGGATATAGGTCTTTGAGAGTTAAGGCGGTTTTAGAAGGTGTCGGAGATGGGGCTGCCCCATGATTGGCTCACCACTCACATACTGACATGGGCGCAGTACTTTCTATAATCTCTTGGCTGTGGAGTGACACCCACAACATACAAGGGAACAAACACCATGTTTAAAATTcaatagttttatttaaacaatgtgtaCAACAACAGTGCACTAAAAAGTTAAAACGTGGAGgaaacaatacatacaaaatgaaaacaatttcctAAAACCGCCTGTGCCTGATAGCCTACGTTACGGACCATGCCTGCCCTGCACCATAGGAACCTTCCCCCAACTTTGATGAACCAATTCCGTTCTCTTGAAGGCGCCTGCAAATGGTGTCACCCAgcacagctctttttttttatttagtaatctgcaattattttattattttctcccaatttggcatatccaattatttttaagctcagcGCACCGCTACCAACTCCGCGCTGATTCTGGAgctgtgaagacaaacacactgtcctctgaagtgtgtgccgtcagccgaccgttttttttcacactgcagactcatcgggcagccacctcagagctacagggTCGAAGGACAacgcaactctgggcagcttacaggctcccggccagactacaggggccgctggtgcgtggtgagccgaggacaccctggccgacctaagccctatCCCCTCCCCCCCGgacggcgctcggccaattgtgcgacgcctagggtgaccaccttttcaaaatgcaaaaacgggacaatatttacatttttttttagtgtttagtGATTGCGGGAGTACAATGATTAGAAATgaaaccagcataaaatattttggaggtagtttttcctttaagtctttcaaataggtttatttgtagcttttattgttgtggactattttgCTGTCACTGCAGTTGCTGTTCTGTGTCAATGGCAgagcgctgtgtttattcatttttaaaaagggatactcaggaaagaacagaaatgcagcactgtgactgaaacactttacagcatgttaatgcagagtcgttatcggcatgaTATGGGATGtcgtgtggttcagttgtgcgtaccatgtgaaagatttctgggagcACGCCTGGATATAAACAtaaatttttttgtattattattgctttaaCTGGTGAGTGAGCGAGTGTCAGGCAATAAAATAACGTGGCAGGGGCGGTGCTGTGATGCGCTATAAACAGGTAtgttatggtttgactgtggctctaaactgtaagattgcactgtgtctacgaaTTCGGGACAAATGCAGTCCAGGAGGTATGAAGCCCAGGACctgggacttgatctttacattatGGGACTGTCCCGTcaattagggacgggtggtcaccctactgccgccccctgggagctctcatctacggtcggcaatagaatagcccgGACTTGAACCGgagacctccaggctatagggcgcatcctgcactccactcggagtgcctttaccagatgtacTGACCCAGCTCTTTTACCTTGGAATAATATCGAGAGGCCAACAAAAAGTCCACAATAAAACACAAGGCTCAGGAATGGTAGATTTTAGCCCTTGAGTTCAGTCCAAGTCCAGAGAGGTCTTACTAATATGGTGATGAAAGTCCACTTGCAGCCGGACCCTCGGATATTCCACAAACTAAGGCTGAGGCGGTGCATAATTTTTCACTATTGATATATTgttctccaaaaaagcagatTTATCGAtgttatgaaagggtaaaaaaaaaaaaagccacagtaatacatgtggagctgtggattactgtgtaacattgctagtAACGCTTTAAGAgctattatgcataattacaaaatgtattaaattactctttttttttaatgttatttatttgtaccaGTTGACagtcaaagcaaaaaaacaaacaaaaaaatccataacaaGTCAGAGAGTAAAACCAATCAAGAGTTTTTaaagtatatagatatatatatatagtggcattTTATCTGGTTTATGAAGCAGGACTCGGGGAGATAGTGTGGAATTCTCAATTTAAGGTTTATAAACAGAGAATTCCTGTTAGGGGCCGGAACTCACCctaccaaaataataaacccttttattattatgtttctcgCTGTCTGCTGTAGTCTCTTCTCGCTGTCACTCTCACTGTTCACTCTCAATCTCCCCTAATACCTCTAGGATTTTTTTTAGTATGAGGGCtcaagtttttttaaattgtaaacacaAAGAATTAGGCTGGTGAAATGTTCAGTACatactgaatttattaagagaCACTGAAATCCAACTTTAAATAATTCCAGAAGCACATCATATTAAGTCCTAATACAGTAGATTCTTGTTAATTGCATAGCCCAGGTGCCTACAGTTTTATACAATTAACCAGCAAGTGcaattatcagtaacatatacagtgtaatacatttaattCTATACCATATAATTAATTGCATACAACGTTAaagtacatttcttttgaaaatgtatgttccttattctggttaaatgcataaaactgttaGTCATGCAGGATATGCATTTCACAGGAATCTATTGCATTTGCACTGCAGCTCATATATTATGTGACGGAAACAACCTGAACGTTCACCagctagaattttttttatttaatatttttataattaaagttctatgatgtagaaataattactaTTCAATATTGCCGTCTTGCCTAGCACAGCATTCAGCTTTCTACTTACCTTTCACGCACGTGGGATTATGGTTGTGTCTACTGAGCTACGTATCCACAGTGGTAATTTGATATGAAAAGCAGGCCCTAAATATGCTTTGTATTGTGTAAATGCTGGCCCTGGTCCCAGATTGCAGGCA
This Polyodon spathula isolate WHYD16114869_AA chromosome 3, ASM1765450v1, whole genome shotgun sequence DNA region includes the following protein-coding sequences:
- the LOC121309286 gene encoding C-C chemokine receptor type 4-like translates to MFFILARHVGENGKDKQPLSLPFWSSYAAVSHWVFGAPLCKIVSGFYHIGFYSGIFFLTIMSIDRFLAIVHAVTAMKFRSASHGVFVSAAVWAVSFCASLPTIVFSQVKNESGLSTCNSEYPEGQNVKWKLINNLEVNILGLLLPFFIMVYCYSRIIQTLRVCRSYKKEKAVRLIFIVVIVFFLFWTPYNIVIFMKSLQIFDFFGDCDSSNNLEIAMQCTETLAFVHCCLNPVIYAFAGQEFKKCVRKMLYKLTSYCFACTQCKMLSSAISEPMSSTYSRSSGEPCVTTVL